In Streptomyces sp. ML-6, the genomic stretch GAGTCCAGCCATGAGGAAGAACTGGCGGGGCGAAGGCGGCCTGAGACAATTGCTCTGCCCGGGCTCCCTATCCACCACCTAAAAGAATGCCCCTTGCGTCCGCTATGTCGGAATCTTTGAAAGTAAGTAAAATCAACACCCTGCCGCGATAACGTCGCAGGTCACGAACTGTGTTCCCCGCGCGTGCGGGGGTGGTCCGTGGCCGGTGGGGAAGTTGCTGAGCTGGCGGAGGTGTTCCCCGCGCGTGCGGGGGTGGTCCCCGGCTCTACGACCTCTACAACGCGCATGTGAAGTGTTCCCCGCGCGTGCGGGGGTGGTCCCCGGAACCTGTCCCGCGTGTCCCGGCAGGGCGTGTGTTCCCCGCGCGTGCGGGGGTGGTCCCGCCCGCTACCAGCGCTCCTACGAGGAGCTGCCGTGTTCCCCGCGCGTGCGGGGGTGGTCCCCCATCCACGTCGGTCCCGGACAGGCCCTGAGCGTGTTCCCCGCGCGTGCGGGGGTGGTCCCCAGGGCGCCCACCCCGGGGCGTGGGGCAACCGGTGTTCCCCGCGCGTGCGGGGGTGGTCCCTGCGGCGGCCTCCACTGCGGCTTGAGCCTCCGCAACGAGTGTTCCCCGCGCGTGCGGGGGTGGTCCCGCCGACTGACGGAAGTCGAAACCGGTGCCGGGGTGTTCCCCGCGCGTGCGGGGGTGGTCCCACCCGGCTGCGGACAGGGGAGTACGGAATGGAGTGTTCCCCGCGCGTGCGGGGGTGGTCCCGCGGCGGTGGTGCGTTCGTGAACGTCCGCATCGTGTTCCCCGCGCGTGCGGGGGTGGTCCCACTTCTCCAACCCTAAGCGGCATTGTCTTCTGGTGTTCCCCGCGCGTGCGGGGGTGGTCCCAGCCCGACCACTTCCAGCCTGGCGACCTGGTGGTGTTCCCCGCGCGTGCGGGGGTGGTCCCGATCCGTATGCACTTGCGCAGCAGCAGATGTGGTGTTCCCCGCGCGTGCGGGGGTGGTCCCGTGACCAAGCTTGCCGACATGGCCCGTGCGTCGTGTTCCCCGCGCGTGCGGGGGTGGTCCCAGGGCGTCGATCGGGTACCAGCGCTTCCCCGGGTGTTCCCCGCGCGTGCGGGGGTGGTCCCGCCTACGGCGCTCACGTTGGCGGTGTGGCCGGGTGTTCCCCGCGCGTGCGGGGGTGGTCCCGTTGGCCATGCATCGCAAGTGGCTCCACGACCGTGTTCCCCGCGCGTGCGGGGGTGGTCCCCTGCGCAAGCACGGGCGGCACAGTGCCGGCCGGTGTTCCCCGCGCGTGCGGGGGTGGTCCCCGTGGTCAGGGCGCCGGGGGAGCGGCCCACCCGTGTTCCCCGCGCGTGCGGGGGTGGTCCCCCGAGGGGACGTGACGACATGCGCGAACTCAAGTGTTCCCCGCGCGTGCGGGGGTGGTCCCCCGAGGGGACGTGACGACATGCGCGAACTCAAGTGTTCCCCGCGCGTGCGGGGGTGGTCCCCGACCTCAGCACCGTCACCGCCCCCTCCACCAGTGTTCCCCGCGCGTGCGGGGGTGGTCCCTCCTCGGTGCGCAGAGGCCCAGGCCGCCACGAGTGTTCCCCGCGCGTGCGGGGGTGGTCCCCCGATGGACCCCCTGCACACCACCCGGCCCGGGTGTTCCCCGCGCGTGCGGGGGTGGTCCCCTTTTCATGGGCTGTTCCGCCCAGCGGGCCCGCCGGGTGACGCGTACCTCCGAGCTGTGGCTTCGCCTGGGGCAACAGCGGTTCGCACCTGGCCGGGGGCAGCCCAGCAACGGCCGACAGGTCAGTGAGTGGGGCGGATCATCACCGTGAGCACCGGCGACGCCGGGGACGGCTGACTCTGCCCAAGATCGCGGTATCCCCACGACTCGTACAGCCGGTGGACGGCCCCGTCGCCGGCCAACTTATTGACCATGAGGGTGGCGTACGGCTTGTCGTCGTGGGTGGCGAGCAGGGCGTCGTGGAGAACGCGGGCCGTTCCGGTCTTCCGCCATGCCTCCACAACACCGAGCTCCTTCAACGCCACGACGGGGTGCTCGGTGTACTCCTCCGATGGTTCCGGGGTGGTGCGCTGCCAGTACCGGTCGCCGTGCCGGATCGTGTTGCTGTAGGCGTAGCCGACCGGCTGCCCGCCGACGTAGGCGAGGACGGCCGTGAACTCGGGGCCGGCGCCGTGCCGGTCCAGCCGTTCGCCGAAGGCGTGGACCGCGTAGTTCGGCAGGTGAAGGAGAGGGGCGCGGACCTCGGCGTACACGTCCAGGAGGTCCCCGCGAACGGGGTCGAGGTCGGTATGTGCGCGGAGTTCGATTGCGGGTGTCGTCGTCATGCGGCGGCCCTCCAGGTGGTGGTGTGTTCGGCCCAGGTCTGCACGGCGGCGCTGCCCGGTGCGGTAGCGCGCAGGGCGGCGGTGAACTCGCGCAGCATCCGACTGACCCGGGCGTGCTCGGTGGCGGCCTCGGCGGGGACCTTCATCGCGGTGACGGTGGCCATGTCGGCATCGCCCTGCGCGAGCTGGGCGTGCGCGAGACGAGTCGTGGTGATGGCCCGGGACCGAATCATGTGAGGCCGGAGGTTGGCCAGGCAGCGGTGGGCGTGGAACTCGGCGGTCGGATAGTTGCCGAGCGACAGATGCGCCGAGAGCGCCAGGGCATGCAGCTCGGCCTGGTCCCAGAAAGCAAGCATCCACATCGGACGGTGGTCGTCGGGGTCGGCGCGCAGCATGGCGTACTGGGCCTGGTCGAACGAGCGGTTGGCGTTGGACTGCTGGTGTGCTGCGCCCTGGATGGCACCTTGTCGGGCGAGGCCGAGGGCGGCGAACTGGGGGTCTCGGCGGGTGATGTGGAGACTGCGGGCCACATCGTTCGCAGCGAGGGCGTCGGCGGGGCGGCCCATGTGCCGGTACATGGTGCCTGCATGGCTCCAGATCCGGAACTTGATGGCCTGGTCGCCACTCATCTCGGCGAGGGTCTGCGCCTTGCGCATGTGGCCTTCCGCGACGTCGTAGCGTCGGCCGTCCACGGCAGCCCACATCGCGGAGGAGCGGAATGCTGCTGCGGCAGCGTAGAGGTTGCGGCGTACCCGTTGGGTGGCGGCGCCGGCGTTCTGGAGGGTCAGGGCCTCATCGGCGAGCGCGGCGGCGCGCTGTTCGATGTCCACCTGCCCGCCCCGGCGGTGGTCGCTGGCGACGATCCCGGCGAAGCGCTGCTGTAGACGTTCGACATCGCTCATGCCGATCCGGCGTGGTGCGGCAGTGCCTGGGGCTGCGGCCGCTGCGGCAGCCGCCGCGATGCCGCCGACGAGGGTGCGGCGCTTCATTGCGTCCTCCTGCTGCGGTGGGGCGGGGGTGGGCAGAGTCCGACCCCGTGGCACGAACCCTAAATCGGTCACAGACAGGCCGGATACCTCCTCAAGTGCTCTACGTGTAGCTGATTTGGGCCATCTGACACGTCCTGCCTTCCAGGCCCGGACCGACGATCCGTCCAGGCCCCCAAGGCGTCCTGTGAGGTGTTCAAGGGCGGTGTTCACCGCCTCGGCCAGGCTGTTGGAGCTGTGGCCGTGCTCGGCCATCCACGCCTCAAGAGCGGCATTGCGCGCGGCACTCATCGACTCACCGTAGCCCCATGCTCTCTTTCAGTCAGGTAAACCCGGGGTCAAATCGCCCTAGGGGGTTTTCTCGGGTTCCTCCCGGAAAGCCCTAACCATCGGTGCTGGCAGTCGAGTTGTCTGCATGTCAGCCACCCAGTGCATGCGCAGCGGTGGCTGTTGACGGCCTGGCCTGCATTTCGTCCCCCGTCCGAATGCAGGCCAGGCGCCGAGACGACACGAAGGCTCCAAACCGATGACGAGTCTCAACGCTCCCTCCCAGCCCGGCTTCAACGGCCGTCCCGTGTCCGTACCTCCCGCGAAGGGCCGCGGGCCGGCGGTCACCTACTGGCTGCTCAGCGCGGCCCCGGACCTGCGCGAGGCTCGCGACCAGTGGGTCTCGAAGGGCATCGCGCTCCTGCGCTGCGGCGTGGTGTTCGCTGCGGTCCGCATCCAGGCCGACATCGTGCAGGCCGCCGCCGGCACCAAGGACCCCGAGCGCATCGACGCCTACCTGAAGGAAGTGCTCCGGGGCGGCGCCGTGTTCATCGACACGTCCTCCCAGCGGTACTACGCACTCGTTCCGGCGAACATGTCACGGCTGCCGCAATGGGCCGGCCCGGTCCCGGGCGTCGAGTGTCTCGGCCCCGGCTGCTTTCTCGGCGTCCCGAGCCCCCACCGGACCGAACCGACCCCGTCCAGGTCCTACTGGTGCGTACCGATGGACGGCCCCGGAGCCCTGTGCGCCCCGGGCGCCGTCGCACTGCTCGTCGCCTACGGCAGCCACCAGCGAAGTGCCAGGCAGCGCCTGGCCGTGGAGGCTAAGGAGGACGGCCGTGGATAGGCCGACAGAGGATGCCGCCGAGTCGACGTACCTGACGTTGCTGGACCACACCTTGGCGTGCGCGGACTGCCTCGCTGGTGCGCCGTGCGAGCGAGCGCGAACCCTGAAGCGCGCATGCGGATTCTTCTGCACTCGTGGCGTCTGGGTGTTCTCGGGGCCGGGCTGGTGACCCTGTCGCCCGCTGCCCCGCGCCGGGACCACCCCGTGAGGAAGGCAGATCAGCCCTCTGACCCCGCCCGGCTCAGCTGGATGCTCGGCAAGGCCCAGACGTGGCAGCCGTACGTGGACGGTAACCGCCTCGACGACGTCGCGGCCGTGCTCGACAACTACGTGCCCAGCAAGGACGAGGTCGAGGCCCTCGGGACGCGGCTGCGCAGTCACCTGCGGCACATGGTGCAACTCGCGGTCACCTCGCAGGCCGACCAACGGGATCCGGAGGTCGCTGACCTCGTGAAGCGCGCACAGGACGCCCGGTCGGCAGCGCTGGGCGAGGACCACT encodes the following:
- a CDS encoding GNAT family N-acetyltransferase, producing MTTTPAIELRAHTDLDPVRGDLLDVYAEVRAPLLHLPNYAVHAFGERLDRHGAGPEFTAVLAYVGGQPVGYAYSNTIRHGDRYWQRTTPEPSEEYTEHPVVALKELGVVEAWRKTGTARVLHDALLATHDDKPYATLMVNKLAGDGAVHRLYESWGYRDLGQSQPSPASPVLTVMIRPTH
- a CDS encoding XRE family transcriptional regulator; this encodes MSAARNAALEAWMAEHGHSSNSLAEAVNTALEHLTGRLGGLDGSSVRAWKAGRVRWPKSATRRALEEVSGLSVTDLGFVPRGRTLPTPAPPQQEDAMKRRTLVGGIAAAAAAAAAPGTAAPRRIGMSDVERLQQRFAGIVASDHRRGGQVDIEQRAAALADEALTLQNAGAATQRVRRNLYAAAAAFRSSAMWAAVDGRRYDVAEGHMRKAQTLAEMSGDQAIKFRIWSHAGTMYRHMGRPADALAANDVARSLHITRRDPQFAALGLARQGAIQGAAHQQSNANRSFDQAQYAMLRADPDDHRPMWMLAFWDQAELHALALSAHLSLGNYPTAEFHAHRCLANLRPHMIRSRAITTTRLAHAQLAQGDADMATVTAMKVPAEAATEHARVSRMLREFTAALRATAPGSAAVQTWAEHTTTWRAAA
- a CDS encoding DUF6415 family natural product biosynthesis protein, translated to MRKADQPSDPARLSWMLGKAQTWQPYVDGNRLDDVAAVLDNYVPSKDEVEALGTRLRSHLRHMVQLAVTSQADQRDPEVADLVKRAQDARSAALGEDHSEAVGHLRQLAWRLDAFLERLVENQCLRERP